tagccaccacattgtcaatattatcagAACACAAATAAACTTCATAGCTTGGTGGTGGCggagactcataaattgatgatccatcatcttcatcaaaaggatagtcttcggtttgatgaaaatgatcatctgcgttgggggcaggtcgatagacttcattacttgtattctcataatattgcCCCTCATCAAATTGCCCTTCATCGTAGTATCCAAACTCATCGTTTTCCTCATTATATTCttcattttgagctaattcctcttctgtgctaaatttatgtctttttagctcttcaatctcagcttttagtcgagcaatctcctctcttgcagtcattgttttatgtttttttccaaacattttggaaacggtcgcagtgaacctacaaaaaaaatcaataaagtccatcaataaaccaatctaaataattcttaaaagaaaacaactattataaattattatacccgccagctcgaacacgacctgggtgttctggtgtccctaatgcttgagtcaagatgtcatctcgaccctgagctgtaatttcgccacgaatcaatttttctttgacgtcctcctactcaagatattatttggttaaattagtttatataaataaaaacaatatattgATTCTTAAACCTTAGAAAACTTACTATCTTTTTGGCAATTTGTCGGTCTAGCTCTgtcacaagaactttatttttttcacgcgatctaagccaaacttgatacctctctggattttgaatatttcgttcttttttctgcattgtacaagataattatagttatatgttgcgataatatcaaccattatttaaactataatatcaaatatacttaccaaatcttctcttatattagccattcctctacgagaggttcgatgccttgacttcattagtaatgcacgttttttttgttcttgatgcactATTTGAAAGTCTGGACTTAGACGACTAGTTACAAATTGTAACCATTCTCTCTCGTCAATTATATCGCTATACCTCTTtgggggaaatttgagttcttccatcatacccatttcagccaaaggtttgatgtactcggtagtgagttcacttttaaaatctctcattatttgaccagcttttttcaaaatctcacatttgaaggtttgaggaatgttgtgaccaccctgagaatataattaagaaaagtaattattaaatttagatatcacacataaataaataaataaatatcataatgataatttcttacaatgatatcctcccatagaccatctttcaaatcttgtgggaccttcctccaataacctgagttgatagaaatcgtggctcgtactctagatccaagatatgatatcatgtttgtatacacatcacctattggttgtcccaaatTGTTCCATTGAAGATttttcttgattcctttggctttttgttgggtcatgtaactcattcttgttttaccacgaccttgttgtttctctttGTCATCTCTTTTATCCACCATCTGCATCACACAAATtacaagtgttaatgcattatacaaataaataatcacaagtgttaatgcattatacaaataaataatcacaagtattaatgaattatataacttactaaacatgttttcttctttttcttattttatttctggtCGATTCACAATCGACCCATATTCCTTCTTCGATGTCTGTTCTaagattatcatgatcatcgcTATCGCTTTCATTATCATGTTCCTGAATATTCTCAACTTGTTAATGTATcggttgtccaacaatgaaacagtcatgatataaatcataattttcatcgtactcttctttttctgagaacttccgctcgggaactgataaaacaatggaccatttatcattaactggatcaagaatgtaaaacacttgtttcgCTTAGGAAGCCATGATAAAAGGATCGTTCTTGCTTCCCTTCTTGCTTAAATCAAccagagtgaatccaagttcgtcagttttaattccagtattgttgtctacccaagaacatttaagaag
The genomic region above belongs to Humulus lupulus chromosome 1, drHumLupu1.1, whole genome shotgun sequence and contains:
- the LOC133822027 gene encoding uncharacterized protein LOC133822027 — protein: MKSRHRTSRRGMANIREDLKKERNIQNPERYQVWLRSREKNKVLVTELDRQIAKKIEDVKEKLIRGEITAQGRDDILTQALGTPEHPGRVRAGGFTATVSKMFGKKHKTMTAREEIARLKAEIEELKRHKFSTEEELAQNEEYNEENDEFGYYDEGQFDEGQYYENTRSIFI